The following proteins come from a genomic window of Populus alba chromosome 12, ASM523922v2, whole genome shotgun sequence:
- the LOC118044771 gene encoding quinolinate synthase, chloroplastic, with protein sequence MYSSATATISSIKTTISPNPKPTKKNPFFPFEKINLLSFSSFKSLKCIHSPPSNPKPSNYSPLTCTAVTFSPSHTTELVPSKLHHLITEFKSLSQPIDRVKRLLHYATLLSPLPDSSRVDSNRVMGCTALVWLEAQLDKYGKMMFWADSDSEITRGFCACLIWVLDGALPEEVLKVTTEDLAALNIGLHGGARSRVNTWHNVLVSMQKRVRILVAEGDGKKDFDPFPSLIVSSDGVQAKGSYDEAQARYLFPDESKVQEIVNVLKEKKIGVVSLSYMDPEVQGILTAAQKHWPHIHISDSLVMADNAVEMAEGGCKFITVLGVDFMSENVRATLDQAGFGEVGVYGMSNELSLVVL encoded by the exons ATGTACTCCTCCGCAACTGCAACAATCTCCTCCATAAAAACAACCATCtcaccaaaccctaaacccaccAAGAAAAACCCATTTTTCCCCTTCGAAAAAAtcaatcttctttctttctcctcctTCAAATCTCTTAAATGCATCCACTCACCACCTTCAAACCCAAAACCTTCAAATTACTCACCTTTAACCTGCACAGCAGTCACCTTCTCTCCTTCACACACAACTGAGCTTGTCCCAAGTAAGCTCCACCATTTAATCACCGAGTTCAAGTCCCTCTCTCAACCAATAGACCGTGTTAAACGCCTCCTCCACTATGCAACCCTCCTCTCTCCACTACCAGACTCTTCCCGGGTCGATTCCAATCGGGTCATGGGCTGTACTGCCCTGGTCTGGTTGGAGGCACAGTTAGACAAATATGGTAAAATGATGTTTTGGGCTGATAGCGACTCAGAGATTACAAGAGGTTTTTGTGCTTGTTTAATTTGGGTGCTTGATGGGGCGCTGCCAGAGGAGGTTTTGAAGGTGACAACTGAGGATTTGGCAGCTTTGAATATTGGATTGCATGGTGGAGCGAGGTCGAGAGTGAATACTTGGCATAATGTTTTGGTCAGTATGCAAAAGAGAGTAAGGATATTGGTGGCTGAAGGAGATGGGAAGAAGGATTTTGATCCGTTTCCATCCCTGATTGTTAGTTCTGATGGGGTTCAGGCGAAGGGGAGTTATGATGAGGCTCAG GCAAGATACTTGTTCCCGGATGAATCTAAGGTTCAAGAGATTGTCAACGTattaaaggagaagaaaattggTGTTGTTTCTCTTTCTTACATGGATCCTGAAGTTCAAGGTATCTTGACTGCTGCACAGAAGCACTGGCCTCACATCCACATATCTGATTCGTTGGTCATGGCGGATAATGCTGTTGAGATGGCTGAAGGCGGGTGCAAGTTCATTACTGTTTTGGGTGTGGATTTTATGTCAGAAAATGTGCGTGCAACCCTTGATCAAGCTGGCTTTGGAGAG GTTGGTGTGTACGGGATGTCAAATGAATTATCATTGGTGGTTCTTTAG
- the LOC118044769 gene encoding cytochrome P450 71A1: MDPSIFLHQYWLELDRTILFTVLVLPFLAFCTIYFTKSIQTEKLNLPPSPLKLPMIGNLHQVGRLPHRSLRTLSEKYGPLMLLHLGSSPALIVSSAETAKEILKTHDKAFLDKPQTRAGDALFYGSSDIAFCSYGNYWRQAKKVCVLELLSQRRVRAFQFAREEEMEKMVEKIHISCLSKVAIDLGAAFLTISNDILSRSAFGRTYEEVDGQQLAELWRTAMDLVGEFCFKDLIPLLGWMDVITGLVSKLKRTSKALDAFLDQVIEEHLAVSRTEDDISDKKDLVDILLHIQKNGMTDIDLSRDNLKAILMDMFLGATDTTATTMEWAMAELVKNPSAMKKVQEEVRGVVGEKSKVEEIDIDQMDFLKCTVKETLRLHPPLFIGRRTSASLELEGYHIPANLKVMINSWAIQRDPKSWDSPEEFMPERFANKSVDFKGQNHQFIPFGAGRRGCPGIAFAVVQVEYVLANILYWFDWELPQGINAEDLDMSEVFTPVIRKKSPLHLVPVAHFQKTISN; encoded by the exons ATGGATCCTTCGATTTTTTTGCACCAGTATTGGCTAGAATTGGATAGAACAATCTTGTTCACTGTCCTGGTTCTTCCATTTCTGGCTTTCTGCACCATTTATTTCACCAAGTCCATTCAAACAGAGAAGCTCAACTTACCTCCATCCCCATTGAAGCTGCCAATGATAGGAAATCTTCACCAGGTAGGCAGGCTCCCCCATAGGTCACTCCGTACCCTGTCTGAGAAGTATGGACCTCTAATGCTCTTACACCTTGGCAGTTCTCCTGCTCTCATTGTTTCCTCAGCAGAGACAGCCAAAGAGATCTTGAAGACACATGATAAAGCTTTCTTGGATAAACCTCAAACAAGGGCTGGAGATGCTCTCTTTTATGGAAGCAGTGACATAGCATTTTGTTCTTATGGTAACTATTGGAGACAAGCGAAAAAAGTTTGTGTCCTCGAACTCCTGAGCCAAAGAAGGGTGCGGGCATTTCAATTCGCCAgggaagaagaaatggagaaaatgGTTGAGAAAATACACATTTCATGCCTCAGTAAAGTTGCCATTGATCTTGGTGCGGCGTTTTTAACCATCTCTAACGACATACTATCTAGATCTGCTTTTGGAAGAACATATGAAGAAGTAGATGGTCAGCAGTTGGCAGAATTGTGGAGGACGGCTATGGACCTGGTTGGAGAGTTCTGCTTTAAAGACTTGATTCCCTTGTTGGGCTGGATGGATGTTATTACTGGTTTAGTTTCTAAACTGAAGAGGACTTCCAAAGCACTTGATGCTTTTCTTGATCAAGTGATCGAAGAACATTTGGCGGTTTCCAGGACTGAAGATGACATATCTGATAAGAAAGACTTGGTAGATATTCTACTTCATATTCAGAAGAATGGAATGACCGACATTGATCTCAGTCGAGACAACCTCAAAGCAATCCTCAtg GATATGTTTCTTGGAGCAACAGATACCACTGCAACCACCATGGAATGGGCAATGGCGGAACTAGTGAAAAATCCAAGTGCAATGAAGAAAGTCCAAGAAGAAGTAAGAGGTGTTGTCGGAGAAAAATCCAAGGTCGAAGAAATTGATATCGATCAAATGGACTTCTTAAAGTGTACTGTGAAAGAGACTCTGAGGTTACATCCGCCTCTCTTTATTGGCCGGAGAACATCTGCAAGTCTTGAATTGGAAGGCTATCACATCCCTGCCAATTTGAAAGTGATGATCAATTCGTGGGCGATTCAACGTGACCCCAAATCATGGGATAGTCCTGAAGAGTTTATGCCCGAGAGATTTGCAAATAAATCAGTTGATTTTAAAGGCCAAAACCACCAGTTCATTCCTTTTGGTGCTGGCAGAAGGGGTTGCCCTGGAATTGCATTTGCAGTTGTACAAGTTGAATATGTTCTAGCTAATATCTTGTATTGGTTTGACTGGGAGCTTCCTCAAGGCATCAACGCAGAGGATTTAGATATGAGTGAGGTGTTTACACCAGTTATTCGTAAGAAATCACCACTTCATCTTGTTCCTGTAGCCCACTTTCAAAAAACTATCAGTAACTGA